The window GATCACAGTTCAGAGCCCTCAACACTGGTCTCAAACAGGTGCCAAATTTAACGTTATAGTCAACTTTACTCCTGCCATTCTAAGGGCCTGGAATACCCTCTCTGCATCTGGATCACACAGATGCCAAGCCTATCGAAGAATAAAGGATGAAAGTAAATTTAAGTTTGTCAACGGGAAGAAAAACCAATTTGCTATCAACAGAAATAGTTCAGAATCTCAAACTGAGCCGACCTGTTCGATAGTATAATAATTATACAACTCCTCAAAGTATTGAGAATCAGAACAGACGGTTGAAGAACTAACTATATGTTGCTAAGATGGCCTTCCATCGTTGAAATATCTGCAACATGCAACTCATATAAATAATAATTCCTGTCTTTGCTATTGCAGACAATAGAAATTTGCTCAAATATCAAAGATGTCTAAAGGTCATCATCAACTTACAACAATAACTTGTGTGATCTCGAACTATTTAGATATCAAAATCAGGCCATCAAGTTTTAAAAAATTATGATACGGTGATGTCCATAGAAGCATGTGTCTATGAATATGATGACAAGCAAAGAAATTTGATTGTTGAATGAAAGAATATGTTTGAAGGGCATAGTTCTCCAGAAGTTCAAGAGAATACAAGTTTAACCAAAACACTTGTTGTAATTAACCAAGATACGTTTTTGGGCTTTTAAGAATTACCAAAAGTTGCATTCACAGTTGTATTCAAGTTTGTTAAGCAAAAATTGGGCTCAGACAATATATTACTACACTACTAGACAATCACACAAGGGAACAGAATATAAATTCCTTGAATAATTGGACAATGAGGATTAGCACGTTTCAGGAAGCACAAAGGTCTAAGAGCAAGCTATTCAAACAGTCACTGAAACTAGAATCTTATCAACAAGAGAAAGACAATGATCAAAACAAAAGATATGGTTTCTTTAGCAGGCAAGCTAATAGCCTGGTTGGCCAAGaggaaaaatcagtttattttgaaaAATGCTTTTTCCAAAAGTCTCTATCATCACAAGGtaggtaaggtctgtgtacacactatcctccccagaccccacggtgtgggataatactgggtatgttgttgatGTTGCTttttccaaaagtactttttcagtgctttttgaaaaagaacttttggagagaagcagtTTGTATTTGGCAAATTAatctgaaaaacacttttgagcaagaacttgtgtttggccaatcttttcaaaaagtacttttaagtatcaaattacgaataaggacataaatatatttacttaatagttaatattaaaGTCAAACTTATTTATAACAACTTCctttgttccgaatatttttggatgttataacgaagtgctgttatagagaacatatattataacataacataaatattgGTTACGGAAaagcttggcttttatagtgaagtgttgttatatagggatgttgttatagagaggtctgactgtataagtatataaataatctcaaaaattGTTATCAAagacaataattaaatcttttcatcttattttaagtaaattataaaaataaaattaaaaagtactttaactcttttaagatgatttgaatatattataaaattattCAACAGATATAAAAGCATTTACCCTTGAACTCACAATATATTAGAAAGCTATAATAAAAATTAGAAGAAAtacttatacattaatatcctaaatATATTAGGTTTAAAATAAGTAAGGTTATATtgatatatactatattttgttaaaggTATTTTtagtaagaagaaaagtcaaaactgcttctgcttctttcCAAAAAGCActtccccccccctccccccacaaaaaaaagcttggccaaacattttaagttacaacaacaacaacccagaataatcctacaagtggggtctggggagggtagagtgtacgcagaccttacccctaccccaaaagggtagagaggctgtttccgaaagaccctcggctcgagaagaagaaaaataaacaatAGACAATAGGTCAGTGACAACAATAGAAGATGAAAAATATTAACAGCATCGTAAGAAGTAGAAAAATAGATAGTAAAAGTAATAACTATAAACAACAATACTACCATAGAAAATAGTGAGAAAACTACATAAACCACTAACAACCCATAGCGAAACAACAACAGGCCAGCCCGGCCCCCGGAACACCGGAACaaccctaacctacaaccctaatgcttgaCCTCCACCCCTTCCTATCTAgagccatgtcctcgaaaatctgaagtcGCGTCATGTCTTGCCtgatcacctcaccccaatacttcttaggtcgtccTCTACCTCTCCTCGTACCTGCCAATGCTAAcgtctcacacctcctaaccggggtATCTATgcttctcctccgcacgtgcccgaaccatctaagcctcgcttcccgtatcttgtcgtccatgggagccacgcccaccttctctcGAATATCTACATTTCTAATCTTATCcagcctagtgtgcccgcacatccatctcaacaacCTCATTTATTCCACTTTCATCTTTTGGGTATGGGAATTCTTGGTTtcccaacactcagccccatacaacatggccggtctaactaTCGCTCTATAGAACTTGCCTTTGAGTTTTggtggcactttcttgtcacacaggactccagatgctaacctccatttcatctaCCCCACTCCTATACGGTGCGTGACATCCTCGTCTATCtcccatccccctgaataattgatccaaggtacttgaaactccctctcttagggatgactcgagagtcaagcctcacatccatgtCCGCTTCTCCCAACTCatcgctgaacttacactctagatattctgtcttagtcctactcaacttgaaacctttaaccTCAAGGGTCTGTCTCCAAATCTCCAGCCTCTCATTAACGGCGcttcgcgtctcatcaatcagtactatatcatcagcgaacagcatacaccatggcacctccccttgaatatgttGTGTTAGCGCATCCATCAccagggcaaataagaacgggctgagcgcaGACACttggtgcaaccccataacaaccggAAAGTGCTCTGAGTCACCTCCCACAGTCCTAACCCGAGTATTAGCTCCCTCATACATGTCCTTTAATACCCTAATGTAAGCTACCGGCACACCTTTcccctccaggcatctccaaagaacctccctaggaaccttgtcatGCGCTTTCTCTAGGttaataaacaccatgtgcaaatcctTTTTCCTATCCctgtactgttccaccaacctcctgatAAGGTGGACAGCTTCCGTAGTGGACCGACCCGGCATGAATCCGAATTGGTTATCGGATATAGACACTGCCCTCCTCACCCTTCCTTCCACCACCCTCTTCCAAACTTTTATGGTATGGCTTAGTAACTTGATtcccctatagttgttacaattctGGATGTCACCTTTGTTCTTGAACAGCGGTATCATCGTACTCTACCTCCATTCATCtggcatcctcttcgtcctgaAGATAACATTAAATAGCGCAGTCAACCATTCCAAGCATGCTCTACCCACACACCTCCACATTTCCACCGGAATTTCGTCCGGCCCGGTCGCTCGGCCCCTACTCATCTTGcacatagctcccacgacctcctcagcCTTAATACGCCTACAATACCTAAAGTCTTGGTGACTCCCGGAGTGACCCAATTCCCCTAGCACAACATCTTTGTCCCCTTCTTCACTCATAAGCCGATAGAAATAATCCTGCCATCTCcgcttaatctgggcatctttcGTCAATACTCTGCCTTCCTCGTCTTTGATACACCTCACTTGATCCAGGtcacgagccttcctctctctagCCTTGGCCAGCCGAAATAGCTTCTTCTCCCCTCCTTTTTCCCCCAACTCCTTGTACAGCCGAACAAACGTTGCATCCTTAGCCTCCATGACCGCTAACTTCGCCTCTTTCCTGGCTTCCTTATATCTTCCTCTATTCACTCTCCTCTCTTCCTCGTTTGTGCTCTTCACTAACCTAAGATACGCTGctttctttgcttccactttaccttggaccacatCATTCCACCACAAGTCGCCTTGGTGCCTGCCATAGTAACCCTTCGAGACCCCTAGCACCTCTCTCGCCGCCTTTCTTATACAGTCCATTGTAGCTGTCCGCATCTCGCTAGCGTCCCCGCTACTCCTCCAGGCGCCCATAGCCATCAACCTCCCCTCCAACTCTTGAGCTTTATTCTTcgtcaaggctccccacctgatcctCGATTGACCCTAGACAAACCTCTTCCTCCTCCCTAATAATATACcgacgtccatcaccaagagcctatgttgtGTCGCAAGAGTCTCACTCGGGATAACCTTGCAATCCACACACAACCACCTATCACATCTCCTGAGAAGCAGGtaatcaatctgagtct is drawn from Nicotiana tomentosiformis chromosome 12, ASM39032v3, whole genome shotgun sequence and contains these coding sequences:
- the LOC108942786 gene encoding uncharacterized protein is translated as MRTATMDCIRKAAREVLGVSKGYYGRHQGDLWWNDVVQGKVEAKKAAYLRLVKSTNEEERRVNRGRYKEARKEAKLAVMEAKDATFVRLYKELGEKGGEKKLFRLAKARERKARDLDQVRCIKDEEGRVLTKDAQIKRRWQDYFYRLMSEEGDKDVVLGELGHSGSHQDFRYCRRIKAEEVVGAMCKMSRGRATGPDEIPVEMWRCVGRACLEWLTALFNVIFRTKRMPDEWR